Proteins encoded in a region of the Gammaproteobacteria bacterium genome:
- the recF gene encoding DNA replication/repair protein RecF has translation MSTFQRLEFSQFRNIEKLTLTADPCVNLIFGANGSGKTSILEAIHLLATGKSFRSTKTAPLINHVSNELTVFAALAGGVNIGMQKFRNQKPVLKLQGEKQPNWVEVARLLPVQVLDSTTFRLLEGSPRERRRFLDWGVFHVEPSFVEHWRNSRKCLANRNYLLKSNRPDRDQLRAWNAELAREAEQVDRARARYFDHFLPVFTSVLKEITTLTDLTLQYRRGWDADLGLMDVLSRNESQDIRSGITQNGPHRADIIVKQGGVAASEVLSRGQQKMLVSALKLAQGVIQSETENRRCVFLVDDLPAELDEANRGSICRFLQKMGGQVFLTCVDDSTLKYSLDWEASVTKFHVEHGKISH, from the coding sequence ATGTCCACATTTCAGCGCCTAGAGTTCAGTCAGTTTCGAAATATAGAAAAACTCACTTTAACGGCAGACCCGTGCGTAAATCTGATTTTTGGCGCTAATGGCAGCGGTAAAACCAGTATTCTTGAAGCTATTCACCTTCTGGCTACAGGAAAGTCCTTTCGGAGTACCAAGACTGCCCCGCTGATTAACCATGTCTCTAACGAACTTACAGTATTCGCCGCGCTCGCTGGCGGGGTGAATATTGGTATGCAGAAGTTCCGGAACCAGAAGCCGGTTCTTAAGTTACAGGGGGAAAAACAACCCAACTGGGTTGAAGTGGCCAGGCTACTCCCCGTTCAGGTGTTGGATTCAACCACTTTTCGATTGCTCGAAGGTAGTCCTCGAGAACGACGACGTTTTCTGGATTGGGGTGTGTTTCACGTGGAACCATCGTTTGTGGAACACTGGAGAAACAGTCGGAAATGCCTGGCCAATCGCAACTATCTGCTTAAATCCAATCGGCCGGACAGAGATCAATTACGCGCATGGAATGCCGAATTGGCAAGAGAAGCAGAGCAGGTGGATAGAGCCAGAGCACGCTATTTTGACCATTTCCTGCCAGTTTTTACCAGTGTTCTCAAGGAGATCACTACCCTCACCGATTTAACTTTGCAATATCGTCGAGGATGGGACGCCGACCTGGGTCTAATGGATGTTCTGAGCAGGAATGAAAGCCAGGATATCAGGAGCGGTATTACACAGAATGGCCCTCACCGTGCCGATATAATAGTGAAGCAGGGAGGGGTAGCGGCAAGTGAAGTGCTTTCCAGGGGGCAACAAAAAATGCTGGTTAGTGCGTTAAAGTTGGCCCAGGGAGTGATTCAGTCTGAGACAGAGAACAGACGTTGTGTTTTCCTGGTGGATGACCTGCCTGCCGAGTTGGATGAGGCCAATCGCGGCAGTATCTGTCGGTTCCTGCAGAAGATGGGAGGACAGGTTTTTCTAACCTGTGTTGATGACTCCACTCTAAAATATTCCCTTGATTGGGAGGCTTCAGTGACTAAGTTCCACGTGGAACATGGTAAAATCAGCCACTAA
- the dnaN gene encoding DNA polymerase III subunit beta: MRFTVSRDALLKPLQLVSGVVERRQTLPVLANILLVLKDEELSLTGTDLEVELVGRVQVDPGGDSGAATVPARKLVDICKSLADGSVLDFSQADDKVVIKSGRSRFTLATLPASEFPVTEDETGTSSVTVEQHKLKELLDSTSFAMAQQDVRYYLNGMLFEVAPDYLRVVATDGHRLAMQTITLTNEADGPQQLILPRKGIMELSRLISEGEGEITLVFGSNHIRARMRDFTFTSKLVDGKFPDYNRVLPKGGNKSVIGDRKDLRQAFSRVSILSNEKYRGVRLILSNGELKILANNPEQEEAEEVVSVDYAGDPLEIGFNVSYLIDVLTALNTAKVRLTLSDPNSSALLEAEDGEPSEALYVVMPMRL; this comes from the coding sequence ATGCGATTCACCGTTTCCAGGGATGCTTTGCTTAAACCCCTTCAACTGGTCAGTGGGGTGGTAGAGAGACGACAGACCTTGCCTGTTCTTGCCAATATTCTTCTGGTATTGAAGGATGAAGAACTTTCGCTCACCGGGACGGATCTTGAGGTTGAACTGGTTGGGCGAGTCCAGGTGGATCCCGGTGGGGATTCTGGCGCCGCAACAGTTCCCGCGCGGAAGCTGGTTGATATTTGTAAATCGCTCGCTGACGGCTCGGTTCTGGATTTTTCCCAAGCAGATGACAAGGTTGTTATTAAATCAGGGCGCAGCCGATTTACTCTGGCCACTCTGCCAGCTTCAGAGTTCCCTGTTACTGAGGATGAGACTGGGACTTCCTCAGTAACAGTGGAACAACATAAATTGAAGGAGTTGTTGGACAGCACCAGTTTTGCCATGGCGCAGCAGGATGTGCGCTACTACCTCAACGGTATGTTATTCGAGGTAGCGCCTGACTACCTGCGAGTTGTTGCTACCGATGGTCATCGTCTTGCCATGCAAACTATTACCCTGACTAATGAGGCAGATGGGCCGCAACAGCTTATTCTGCCTCGTAAAGGAATCATGGAATTGTCACGACTCATCAGCGAAGGTGAGGGTGAAATAACCTTGGTTTTCGGTAGTAACCATATCCGGGCCCGGATGAGAGATTTCACTTTTACGTCCAAGCTGGTGGACGGCAAATTTCCGGACTATAACCGGGTACTTCCCAAGGGTGGTAACAAAAGTGTTATAGGAGACCGTAAGGATTTGCGCCAGGCTTTTTCAAGAGTATCGATTCTTTCGAATGAAAAATATCGTGGTGTGAGGCTCATTCTTAGCAATGGTGAGCTGAAGATTCTGGCAAATAATCCGGAGCAGGAAGAAGCCGAGGAAGTTGTCTCTGTGGACTATGCGGGGGACCCGTTAGAAATAGGTTTTAATGTCAGCTACCTGATTGATGTGCTTACTGCATTGAATACCGCAAAAGTCAGGCTGACACTTTCTGATCCCAATAGCAGTGCTCTACTCGAAGCGGAAGACGGTGAACCGTCGGAAGCGCTTTATGTGGTAATGCCAATGCGGCTTTAG
- the dnaA gene encoding chromosomal replication initiator protein DnaA, whose product MAVKWQSCIETLKDELPLQQFNTWIRPLRIEVDSQSLTLIAPNRFVRDWVEEKYKQRIEELLKRESNEKNIVVFVSDKRVDSTVNGFTAPQQRVAVETSEHRSNEFDETPLADVGEALDITDGQGQLAEPVPGANTGITPARTSRRSLIAGKISHKSKLNSDSTFDNFIVGKSNQLARAAALQVAQNPGNAYNPLFIYGGVGLGKTHLMHAIGNYLLQRKPDAKIVYLHSETFVATMVTALQLNAISEFKRFYRSVDALLIDDIQFFAGKERSQEEFFHTFNALLEGGQQIILTCDRYHKEINGLEERLKSRFGWGLTVAVEPPELETRAAILIKKAALVQVELPSEAAMYIAQRLRSNVRELEGALKKVIAHSNFVGKPINLELIKEALKDLFALQDKMVSIDNIQRSVAEYYKIKMGDMLSKRRNRSVARPRQVAMSLSKELTNHSLPEIGDAFGGRDHTTVLHACRQISKLRQTTTDIEEDYNNLLRTLSG is encoded by the coding sequence CTGGCAGTTAAATGGCAGAGTTGCATAGAAACGTTAAAAGATGAGCTTCCCCTTCAACAGTTCAATACCTGGATAAGACCCTTAAGAATAGAGGTGGATTCGCAATCGCTGACTCTGATTGCGCCTAACCGGTTTGTGAGGGACTGGGTTGAGGAAAAGTATAAGCAGCGTATCGAAGAATTGTTGAAGCGAGAAAGCAACGAGAAGAATATCGTCGTATTTGTCTCTGATAAGCGGGTGGATAGCACGGTTAACGGGTTTACAGCCCCGCAGCAGCGGGTTGCAGTTGAAACTTCAGAGCATCGATCGAATGAATTCGACGAGACGCCTCTGGCTGATGTCGGAGAGGCCCTGGATATCACTGACGGTCAAGGTCAGCTAGCAGAGCCGGTTCCGGGGGCAAACACAGGAATAACGCCGGCCAGGACCAGTCGACGTTCATTGATTGCCGGTAAAATCAGCCACAAGAGCAAGCTGAACAGCGACAGCACGTTCGATAATTTCATCGTCGGTAAATCGAATCAGCTTGCCCGGGCCGCGGCTTTACAGGTAGCCCAAAACCCCGGCAATGCCTATAACCCACTATTTATCTACGGGGGTGTGGGGCTGGGTAAGACACACCTGATGCATGCTATCGGTAACTACCTGTTACAGAGAAAACCCGACGCAAAGATTGTCTACCTGCACTCCGAGACCTTTGTGGCAACGATGGTAACGGCGCTGCAATTGAATGCGATCAGCGAATTCAAGCGGTTTTATCGATCAGTCGATGCGCTGTTGATTGATGACATTCAGTTTTTTGCTGGAAAGGAGCGTTCTCAGGAGGAATTTTTCCATACCTTTAACGCACTGCTGGAGGGTGGCCAGCAGATTATCTTGACCTGTGATAGATACCATAAGGAAATCAATGGCCTGGAGGAAAGGCTCAAGTCAAGATTCGGGTGGGGATTGACGGTTGCTGTGGAACCGCCAGAGCTTGAAACGAGGGCCGCAATTCTGATCAAGAAAGCCGCTCTCGTTCAGGTCGAACTGCCCAGCGAGGCGGCGATGTATATTGCCCAGCGGCTTCGCTCTAATGTGCGGGAACTGGAAGGTGCTCTGAAAAAAGTTATTGCCCATTCAAACTTTGTCGGCAAGCCCATCAACCTGGAACTTATCAAAGAAGCCTTGAAAGACTTGTTCGCCTTGCAGGACAAGATGGTATCAATTGACAACATACAGCGGTCCGTGGCCGAGTACTACAAGATTAAAATGGGTGATATGTTGTCAAAAAGAAGAAATCGCTCTGTGGCAAGACCAAGGCAGGTAGCCATGTCACTGTCGAAAGAATTGACTAACCACAGCCTTCCGGAAATCGGCGATGCTTTTGGTGGAAGAGACCATACAACTGTACTGCATGCCTGTCGCCAGATTAGTAAACTCAGGCAAACCACCACTGACATTGAGGAAGACTACAACAATCTGTTGCGAACATTGTCCGGATAG
- the rpmH gene encoding 50S ribosomal protein L34, with translation MKRTFQPSVLKRARTHGFRARMATKGGRLVIKRRRAKGRARLSA, from the coding sequence ATGAAACGAACATTTCAACCCAGTGTACTCAAGCGAGCACGTACGCACGGTTTCCGTGCCAGAATGGCTACCAAAGGCGGCAGGCTCGTTATAAAGCGACGTCGAGCCAAAGGCCGTGCCAGACTTTCGGCTTAA
- the rnpA gene encoding ribonuclease P protein component, producing the protein MPGYGFPRKLRLLDASQFKAVFGNASYKVSNRYFLILARDNQLEHGRVGLVIGKKHLPKAVQRNRIKRLLRTSFRLNQDLLRGLDIVILARSNMNPLENRQIDEIIQQLWLDLIKKSKANPQNRRD; encoded by the coding sequence GTGCCTGGCTATGGCTTTCCCAGAAAGCTCAGGCTTCTTGATGCCAGTCAGTTCAAAGCAGTTTTCGGCAACGCAAGCTACAAAGTCTCCAATCGCTACTTCCTGATACTGGCCCGTGACAATCAACTGGAACACGGCCGGGTGGGCCTGGTAATTGGTAAAAAGCACCTGCCTAAAGCTGTTCAGAGAAACCGGATCAAGCGATTACTGAGAACCTCTTTTCGCTTGAATCAGGATTTGCTCCGCGGCCTCGACATCGTTATTCTTGCGCGCAGTAACATGAACCCGTTAGAAAACCGGCAGATCGACGAAATAATCCAGCAGTTGTGGCTAGACCTGATTAAAAAATCCAAGGCTAATCCCCAAAATCGACGCGACTGA
- the yidD gene encoding membrane protein insertion efficiency factor YidD, whose protein sequence is MNRLVIKLISFYQVGISIFFGSRCRFYPSCSQYTKEAIQLHGLGKGIALGTRRITRCHPWHEGGYDPVPGSTPGEQETVTGK, encoded by the coding sequence ATAAACAGACTTGTCATAAAACTTATCTCTTTCTATCAGGTCGGAATCAGCATTTTCTTCGGCTCTCGCTGTCGTTTTTATCCCAGCTGCTCGCAATATACCAAGGAAGCCATTCAGCTCCATGGCCTTGGTAAAGGCATAGCCCTGGGAACCCGACGCATTACCCGTTGTCACCCCTGGCATGAAGGGGGCTACGATCCGGTTCCAGGTTCCACGCCTGGTGAACAAGAAACAGTTACTGGGAAATAA
- the yidC gene encoding membrane protein insertase YidC, with product MDLSRFFLYAALAVVSYLMLLAWNEDYPNQIPEPVSQPAANLADLPESGTASEALEDIPTQIPPAQTAQAAQPGNSSTPIAPQTVTTTNGSRIVSVTTDTLRLNIDLNGGDIVYLALLDHLRELDNPDEPFVLLQNDPSRSYVAQSGLIGTNGVDSNSRATYQSTQTAYTMNADQDRLSVELITSTGTGVDVIKRFSFTRGSHVIDVTYQVTNNGPSAWQANFFGQIKRDGFPDPSDAGGFSRTFLGFAATSEDDPYIKIDFDDVDDGVQPIDTTGGWIAFSQHYFITAWIPNQDQRNNFSTRKNSNNQYIGGFVSPSFNVEPGSTASETVRFYAGPTDQNQLAELAPNLNLTIDYGILWFLASPIYWLLTHIEPIVGNYGIAIILLTILVKGIFYKLSETQYKSMAGMRRIMPKVQQLKESYGDDKVKLQKATMELYKKEKINPFGGCLPMLVQMPVFIALYWMLMRSVELRHAPFFLWIEDLSVMDPFFVLPLLMGASMFLQTSLSPTPGDPMQAKVMKFMPVIMTVFFLWFPAGLVLYWLVNSLLGMAQQWYITRKIEAAYAEGKAKA from the coding sequence ATGGACCTATCCAGATTCTTTCTTTACGCCGCCCTGGCCGTAGTCTCCTATCTCATGCTGCTGGCCTGGAACGAAGACTACCCCAACCAGATTCCAGAACCTGTCAGTCAGCCAGCTGCCAATCTCGCGGACCTGCCTGAAAGCGGAACCGCCTCAGAAGCCCTGGAGGACATTCCGACTCAGATTCCCCCTGCCCAGACAGCCCAGGCAGCTCAGCCAGGCAACAGTTCTACACCCATTGCCCCGCAGACCGTGACAACAACCAATGGGTCAAGGATTGTCAGCGTCACAACAGACACGTTGAGACTGAACATCGATCTCAATGGCGGAGACATCGTCTACCTGGCATTGCTTGATCACCTGCGTGAACTGGACAACCCGGACGAGCCCTTTGTCCTGCTTCAGAACGACCCGTCCCGCAGTTACGTGGCCCAGTCCGGCCTGATCGGTACAAACGGCGTAGATTCAAACAGCCGGGCCACTTATCAGTCCACCCAGACTGCTTATACGATGAATGCTGACCAGGACCGCCTCTCAGTCGAACTGATTACTTCGACCGGAACCGGGGTCGACGTTATCAAGCGTTTCAGCTTTACCCGCGGCAGCCATGTGATCGACGTTACTTACCAGGTTACCAACAACGGTCCATCTGCCTGGCAAGCTAATTTTTTCGGTCAGATCAAGCGAGACGGTTTTCCCGATCCAAGTGACGCGGGAGGCTTTTCACGCACGTTTCTGGGGTTTGCGGCAACCTCAGAAGACGATCCTTATATCAAGATTGATTTTGACGATGTAGACGATGGTGTGCAGCCCATAGACACGACCGGCGGCTGGATTGCCTTCAGTCAACACTACTTTATTACTGCCTGGATACCCAACCAGGACCAGCGCAATAATTTTTCAACGCGAAAAAACAGCAACAATCAATATATAGGTGGATTCGTCAGCCCGTCATTCAATGTTGAACCTGGCTCCACTGCCAGCGAAACCGTCAGGTTCTACGCCGGACCGACAGATCAGAACCAGCTGGCGGAACTGGCACCAAACCTTAACCTGACAATCGACTACGGCATACTCTGGTTTCTCGCCTCACCGATATACTGGCTTCTTACCCACATTGAACCCATAGTCGGCAACTATGGAATAGCGATCATCCTGCTCACCATATTAGTAAAAGGGATCTTTTATAAACTGTCAGAGACCCAGTACAAGTCCATGGCAGGAATGCGCCGCATAATGCCCAAGGTACAACAACTAAAAGAATCCTATGGTGACGACAAGGTCAAACTGCAGAAAGCTACCATGGAGCTCTATAAAAAGGAGAAGATCAATCCTTTTGGCGGCTGTCTGCCCATGCTGGTTCAGATGCCGGTTTTCATTGCACTGTACTGGATGCTGATGCGCAGTGTCGAACTTCGGCATGCCCCGTTCTTTCTCTGGATTGAAGACCTGTCCGTCATGGATCCGTTCTTTGTACTGCCGTTATTAATGGGCGCATCAATGTTCCTGCAGACCAGCCTGAGCCCGACCCCCGGCGACCCCATGCAAGCCAAGGTGATGAAATTCATGCCGGTAATCATGACAGTTTTCTTCCTCTGGTTTCCCGCCGGCCTGGTACTTTACTGGCTGGTAAACAGCCTCCTCGGTATGGCCCAGCAGTGGTACATAACGCGAAAAATAGAAGCTGCCTACGCCGAAGGAAAAGCCAAGGCCTGA
- the mnmE gene encoding tRNA uridine-5-carboxymethylaminomethyl(34) synthesis GTPase MnmE: MTNSDTISAIATPPGRSGIGIVRVSGPLCAALTELILGFKPEPRKAYFTEFFDRNSESIDKGIALFFKSPHSFTGEDVLELQGHGGTFVLNRLLKVTLDFGCRIARPGEFSERAFLNGKMDLTQIEAIADLINANTEQAARSAYRTLTGEFSRCIDELVTNITALRVFIEAAIDFTDEDIDFITQGGTEEKLQAVIAQTAAVFRQARVGTLLQEGIKVAIAGYPNAGKSSLLNALSGQESAIVTDIPGTTRDTLRELIDIDGIPAHIIDTAGLRSSQDLVEQEGIKRALRAIEDSDLVLLVVDSQALIRDKGYLERLFTETRLPLSVLKNHRLLLILNKIDLLPTAASVDSDRYRINNEEIQFVSVSAKTGLGLETLRGRLKQAVGFTSGEEGSFMARERHMRALGQAQEFLDSALMQLQARNHLELVAEDLRQAQNHLGEITGKVTSDDLLGQIFSSFCIGK; encoded by the coding sequence ATCACGAACAGTGATACGATCAGTGCTATCGCTACGCCGCCCGGGCGTAGCGGTATCGGTATTGTCAGAGTTTCAGGCCCTCTATGCGCCGCGCTGACAGAACTTATACTGGGTTTCAAACCGGAGCCAAGAAAAGCGTACTTTACTGAATTTTTCGACCGGAATTCAGAATCCATTGACAAGGGCATCGCCCTGTTTTTCAAATCCCCTCACTCATTTACCGGTGAAGATGTTCTGGAACTCCAGGGCCATGGCGGCACATTCGTTTTGAACCGGTTGTTGAAAGTGACATTGGACTTCGGTTGCAGGATAGCCAGACCCGGTGAATTTTCGGAACGGGCATTCCTTAACGGTAAGATGGATCTGACACAGATAGAGGCCATCGCCGATCTCATCAATGCCAATACCGAACAGGCTGCCAGATCTGCCTATCGAACACTGACTGGCGAATTTTCCCGCTGTATTGACGAGCTGGTCACCAATATCACTGCGTTGCGGGTCTTTATAGAGGCCGCCATCGATTTTACTGATGAAGATATTGATTTCATCACCCAGGGCGGTACTGAAGAGAAACTGCAGGCCGTCATCGCTCAAACCGCGGCTGTCTTCAGGCAGGCCAGGGTAGGCACCCTTCTCCAGGAAGGGATCAAAGTCGCTATTGCCGGCTATCCCAATGCAGGTAAATCCAGCCTGCTCAACGCCTTGTCTGGCCAGGAGTCGGCCATCGTCACCGATATCCCGGGCACCACCAGGGATACGCTGCGCGAATTGATCGATATAGACGGAATACCAGCCCATATTATCGATACCGCCGGCTTGCGAAGCAGCCAGGACCTGGTGGAACAGGAAGGTATCAAGAGAGCACTGCGGGCAATTGAGGATTCAGACCTGGTCCTGCTGGTAGTGGACAGTCAGGCCCTGATCCGTGACAAGGGCTACCTGGAGCGCCTGTTTACTGAAACCCGCCTGCCCCTTTCTGTCCTCAAAAACCACAGGTTACTGCTGATATTGAACAAGATCGATCTATTGCCCACTGCTGCCTCTGTTGATTCCGATAGGTATCGGATCAATAACGAGGAGATTCAATTTGTCAGTGTCTCGGCTAAAACCGGTCTGGGTCTGGAAACCTTGCGCGGCAGGTTGAAACAGGCAGTCGGCTTTACTAGCGGTGAAGAAGGCAGCTTTATGGCCAGGGAGCGGCACATGAGAGCCTTAGGCCAGGCGCAAGAGTTTCTCGACTCTGCGCTGATGCAACTGCAAGCGCGCAATCACCTGGAACTGGTGGCGGAGGATCTGCGCCAGGCTCAGAATCACCTCGGTGAAATAACCGGGAAGGTGACCAGCGACGATCTGCTGGGCCAGATATTTTCCAGTTTCTGTATCGGTAAATGA
- the mnmG gene encoding tRNA uridine-5-carboxymethylaminomethyl(34) synthesis enzyme MnmG, whose protein sequence is MDFNQTVDVIVVGGGHAGTEAALASARAGVKTLLITHNIETLGQMSCNPAIGGIGKSHLVREIDALGGAMALAADRAGIQFRVLNASKGPAVRATRAQADRVLYKAAIREILENQPNLQIFQQAVDDLLLEGNRVSGVVTQMGLKIKAKKVILTTGTFLGGRIHIGMQNSSGGRAGDPPSIALSQRLRELPFRVERLKTGTPPRVDARTVDFSVMTVQYGDSPLPVMSFLGKEQDHPRQVPCFITATNEKCHAIIRGGLDRSPMYTGVIEGVGPRYCPSIEDKVMRFADKNSHQIFVEPEGLNTHELYPNGISTSLPYDVQVAMLRQIRGFENAHITRPGYAIEYDFFDPRDLHYSLETRYIEGLYFAGQINGTTGYEEAAAQGLLAGINAALAVQGKESWCPRRDQAYLGVLVDDLITLGTNEPYRMFTSRAEYRLTLREDNADLRLTETGRELGLVDDHRWQVFCTKRESVDRELSRLRAIWIQPATLPATQIEPLLEKPISREYNLVDLLARPGVSYRGLQSTLGESHAPWIDSEQVAQQVEIQIKYQGYIDRQQGEIEKLKRQEDTALPGDFDYQQMQGLSNELKQKLEAARPENIGRAARIPGMTPAAISLLLIYLKKYQSVNRKVS, encoded by the coding sequence ATGGATTTTAACCAAACAGTCGATGTTATCGTTGTCGGAGGCGGACATGCCGGTACAGAGGCTGCGCTGGCCTCAGCGCGCGCCGGTGTCAAAACCTTGCTGATCACACACAACATCGAAACCCTCGGGCAGATGTCCTGTAACCCGGCTATTGGCGGTATAGGCAAGAGCCACCTGGTTCGCGAGATCGATGCCCTGGGAGGAGCCATGGCGCTGGCTGCAGACAGGGCCGGTATCCAGTTCCGAGTGCTCAATGCCAGCAAAGGCCCCGCCGTCCGGGCAACACGGGCCCAGGCAGATCGTGTGCTCTACAAGGCGGCCATTCGAGAAATACTGGAAAACCAGCCCAATCTGCAGATTTTCCAACAGGCAGTGGACGATCTGTTGCTGGAAGGTAACAGGGTCAGCGGTGTCGTTACCCAGATGGGTCTGAAGATAAAGGCCAAAAAGGTTATTTTGACTACGGGTACCTTTCTTGGCGGACGTATTCATATCGGCATGCAAAACTCCTCCGGTGGCAGGGCTGGCGACCCCCCGTCTATAGCTCTGTCTCAACGCCTGCGAGAATTACCTTTCCGTGTCGAGCGCTTGAAAACAGGAACACCACCCAGGGTCGATGCCAGGACAGTGGATTTTTCAGTGATGACTGTTCAGTACGGTGATTCGCCATTGCCGGTTATGTCGTTCCTTGGAAAAGAACAGGATCATCCCAGGCAGGTTCCCTGTTTTATCACCGCAACCAATGAGAAATGCCACGCTATTATTCGCGGGGGGCTGGATCGTTCTCCCATGTATACCGGGGTCATCGAAGGTGTCGGTCCGCGTTACTGCCCTTCTATTGAAGACAAGGTGATGCGCTTCGCTGACAAGAACTCGCACCAGATTTTTGTTGAGCCGGAAGGGTTGAACACCCATGAGCTCTACCCCAATGGAATTTCCACCAGTCTGCCTTATGACGTGCAGGTAGCCATGCTGAGGCAGATCCGCGGATTTGAAAACGCCCACATTACCAGGCCGGGTTATGCGATCGAATACGATTTTTTCGATCCCAGGGATCTGCATTATTCGCTGGAGACCCGGTATATAGAGGGCCTGTACTTTGCCGGTCAGATAAACGGCACCACGGGTTATGAAGAAGCAGCTGCACAAGGTCTGTTGGCGGGTATCAATGCCGCACTGGCGGTCCAGGGTAAAGAGTCCTGGTGCCCGCGCAGAGACCAGGCCTACCTGGGTGTGCTGGTTGACGACCTGATTACGCTGGGAACTAACGAGCCTTATCGTATGTTTACCAGTCGCGCCGAGTATCGCCTGACCCTGCGCGAGGATAATGCCGATCTGCGTCTCACGGAAACAGGCAGGGAACTGGGACTGGTGGACGATCACCGCTGGCAGGTTTTCTGCACAAAGAGGGAGTCGGTGGACAGGGAATTGAGCAGGTTACGAGCTATCTGGATTCAGCCGGCTACCTTGCCGGCCACGCAGATAGAGCCGCTATTGGAAAAACCTATCAGTCGCGAATACAACCTCGTTGATCTGCTGGCCCGACCAGGTGTCAGTTATCGGGGACTGCAGTCGACGCTGGGAGAATCTCATGCCCCCTGGATAGACAGCGAGCAGGTTGCCCAGCAGGTGGAGATCCAGATCAAGTATCAGGGCTATATAGACAGGCAACAGGGCGAAATAGAGAAACTCAAGCGGCAGGAAGACACAGCCCTGCCCGGAGACTTTGATTATCAGCAGATGCAGGGTCTGTCCAATGAACTGAAACAGAAGCTGGAGGCGGCTCGACCGGAAAATATAGGCCGCGCCGCCCGTATTCCCGGCATGACCCCGGCGGCAATCTCCCTGTTGTTGATCTACTTGAAAAAGTACCAGTCAGTAAACAGGAAAGTAAGCTGA
- the rsmG gene encoding 16S rRNA (guanine(527)-N(7))-methyltransferase RsmG, giving the protein MVLLEKYLALLDKWNRAFNLSGIKDPRQMVTRHVLDCLSVSPYLSTAAVVLDIGSGAGLPGIPLAIFNPDKQLILLDSNGKKTRFLFQVKLALNLTNVTVENKRIEDYQCPSQIDIVISRAFASLNKLVQLSSPVAGGNGVLLAMKGSYPGEEIEELPAGVEVSRAVELTVPGVNESRYLIEIPLPATRDMVE; this is encoded by the coding sequence TTGGTCCTGCTGGAGAAATACCTGGCCCTGCTTGATAAATGGAATCGGGCTTTTAATCTCAGCGGGATCAAAGACCCGCGGCAGATGGTTACGCGCCATGTCCTGGACTGCCTGTCTGTTTCCCCTTACCTGTCCACTGCGGCAGTAGTTCTCGATATCGGTTCTGGCGCCGGCTTGCCCGGGATTCCGCTTGCGATCTTTAATCCAGACAAACAATTAATCCTGCTGGACAGCAATGGCAAAAAAACCAGATTCCTTTTTCAGGTAAAATTGGCGCTGAATCTGACCAATGTGACAGTGGAAAATAAGCGAATCGAAGACTATCAATGTCCCAGTCAAATTGATATTGTGATCAGTCGGGCGTTTGCCTCCCTGAACAAACTTGTTCAGCTTTCAAGCCCTGTGGCTGGTGGGAACGGGGTCCTTCTGGCCATGAAGGGTTCCTATCCTGGCGAAGAAATAGAGGAATTGCCTGCCGGTGTTGAGGTTTCTCGAGCCGTCGAGTTGACGGTGCCGGGGGTTAATGAATCCCGCTATCTGATTGAGATCCCGTTGCCGGCTACCCGGGATATGGTTGAATAA